The following proteins are encoded in a genomic region of Maylandia zebra isolate NMK-2024a linkage group LG1, Mzebra_GT3a, whole genome shotgun sequence:
- the LOC143419592 gene encoding ankyrin repeat and death domain-containing protein 1A-like, with protein MMLISRVSLSLTDKQGKTCLEVAARGNHVVLVDMIIKADRFSKWEKDHGGCEQVRRPLSFKQDHQPETQHFRSVLWTLATKHLCYGEWKILAQHWDFSEAHIQAIEQQWTGKKSFKDHGHRMLLIWLHGVLVAGENPTKGLYEGLVEISRTDLAEFIRQKANSQTSSPKMCCVM; from the exons CAGGGAAAAACATGTCTGGAAGTGGCAGCAAGAGGAAACCATGTCGTCCTGGTGGACATGATAATTAAAGCTGACCGTTTTTCTAAATGGGAGAAG GATCACGGGGGATGTGAGCAGGTAAGAAGACCTCTGAGCTTCAAACAGGACCATCAGCCAGAGACACAGCACTTCCGTTCTGTCTTATGGACCCTCGCCACAAAGCATCTGTGTTATGGGGAGTGGAAGATTCTCGCTCAGCATTGGGACTTTAGTGAAGCACATATACAAGCTATAGAACAACAGTGGACAG GTAAGAAAAGCTTCAAAGATCATGGTCACCGGATGCTGTTAATCTGGCTTCATGGAGTGCTCGTAGCTGGAGAAAACCCTACCAAAGGCCTCTATGAGGGGTTGGTGGAAATCTCCCGGACAGATTTGGCAG AGTTCATCCGACAGAAGGCAAACTCCCAGACCAGCTCTCCTAAAATGTGCTGCGTAATGTGA
- the LOC143419596 gene encoding ankyrin repeat and death domain-containing protein 1A-like isoform X2 translates to MIIKADRFSKWEKDHGGCEQVRRPLSFKQDHQPETQHFRSVLWTLATKHLCYGEWKILAQHWDFSEAHIQAIEQQWTGKKSFKDHGHRMLLIWLHGVLVAGENPTKGLYEGLVEISRTDLAEFIRQKANSQTSSPKMCCVM, encoded by the exons ATGATAATTAAAGCTGACCGTTTTTCTAAATGGGAGAAG GATCACGGGGGATGTGAGCAGGTAAGAAGACCTCTGAGCTTCAAACAGGACCATCAGCCAGAGACACAGCACTTCCGTTCTGTCTTATGGACCCTCGCCACAAAGCATCTGTGTTATGGGGAGTGGAAGATTCTCGCTCAGCATTGGGACTTTAGTGAAGCACATATACAAGCTATAGAACAACAGTGGACAG GTAAGAAAAGCTTCAAAGATCATGGTCACCGGATGCTGTTAATCTGGCTTCATGGAGTGCTCGTAGCTGGAGAAAACCCTACCAAAGGCCTCTATGAGGGGTTGGTGGAAATCTCCCGGACAGATTTGGCAG AGTTCATCCGACAGAAGGCAAACTCCCAGACCAGCTCTCCTAAAATGTGCTGCGTAATGTGA
- the LOC143419596 gene encoding ankyrin repeat and death domain-containing protein 1A-like isoform X1 has translation MIIKADRFSKWEKDHGGCEQVRRPLSFKQDHQPETQHFRSVLWTLATKHLCYGEWKILAQHWDFSEAHIQAIEQQWTGKKSFKDHGHRMLLIWLHGVLVAGENPTKGLYEGLVEISRTDLAGVGFCFPQRSLRFLRFPKAQIVPPNMGQLAPHDSASEEAWTPLRRRGPPLRMERPNHETGDSGHWCSILLAGPLHPRPQTPRPSHQH, from the exons ATGATAATTAAAGCTGACCGTTTTTCTAAATGGGAGAAG GATCACGGGGGATGTGAGCAGGTAAGAAGACCTCTGAGCTTCAAACAGGACCATCAGCCAGAGACACAGCACTTCCGTTCTGTCTTATGGACCCTCGCCACAAAGCATCTGTGTTATGGGGAGTGGAAGATTCTCGCTCAGCATTGGGACTTTAGTGAAGCACATATACAAGCTATAGAACAACAGTGGACAG GTAAGAAAAGCTTCAAAGATCATGGTCACCGGATGCTGTTAATCTGGCTTCATGGAGTGCTCGTAGCTGGAGAAAACCCTACCAAAGGCCTCTATGAGGGGTTGGTGGAAATCTCCCGGACAGATTTGGCAG GTGTGGGATTTTGCTTCCCCCAAAGGTCCTTGAGGTTCCTGAGATTCCCTAAAGCGCAGATCGTACCTCCCAACATGGGCCAGCTCGCTCCACATGATAGTGCATCCGAGGAGGCGTGGACCCCCCTGCGGAGGCGTGGACCCCCCCTGCGCATGGAGAGACCAAACCATGAAACTGGCGACTCCGGGCACTGGTGCTCCATACTCCTTGCAGGCCCCCTGCATCCCAGACCCCAAACCCCAAGACCCTCACACCAACACTAG